Proteins encoded by one window of Dioscorea cayenensis subsp. rotundata cultivar TDr96_F1 chromosome 20, TDr96_F1_v2_PseudoChromosome.rev07_lg8_w22 25.fasta, whole genome shotgun sequence:
- the LOC120251235 gene encoding agamous-like MADS-box protein MADS1 isoform X1 — protein MGRGKTEIKRIENTTNRQVTFCKRRNGLLKKAYELSVLCDAEVALIVFSTRGRLYEYANNSVRATIERYKKACSGTPNTGSINEANSQYYQQESSKLRQQITNLQNSNRNLMGEALSTMSLRDLKQLENRLEKGISKIRSKKVCNNIYLTEFHIPIFLYRSLILTVLFYIQNELLYAEIEYMQKREMELQNDNMYLRNKIAENERAQQTLNMLPVTTTAAVYDLMPPFDSRNFLQVNLLDPNRH, from the exons atGGGAAGAGGGAAAACAGAGATCAAGAGGATAGAGAACACCACAAACAGGCAGGTGACGTTCTGCAAAAGAAGGAACGGGCTTCTGAAGAAGGCGTATGAGCTCTCTGTGCTCTGTGATGCAGAAGTGGCACTCATCGTCTTCTCCACTCGTGGTCGTCTCTATGAGTACGCTAACAACAG TGTTAGAGCAACCATTGAGAGGTACAAGAAAGCATGTTCCGGTACTCCAAATACTGGTTCAATCAATGAAGCAAATTCACAG TACTATCAACAAGAATCATCCAAACTGAGGCAGCAAATCACAAACCTGCAGAACTCTAACAG GAATTTGATGGGTGAGGCTCTAAGCACCATGAGCCTCAGAGATTTGAAGCAGCTGGAAAATAGATTGGAAAAAGGCATCAGCAAAATAAGAAGCAAAAAGGTGTGCAATAATATTTATCTAACAGAATTTCATATTCCAATATTCCTCTACAGATCTTTGATACTGACTGTTCTTTTTTATATTCAGAATGAGTTGCTATATGCTGAGATAGAGTACATGCAGAAAAGA GAGATGGAGCTGCAAAATGATAACATGTATTTAAGGAATAAG ATTGCTGAAAATGAGAGGGCACAACAAACACTAAACATGCTGCCAGTCACAACAACTGCAGCAGTATATGACCTCATGCCTCCATTTGATTCCAGGAACTTCCTTCAAGTGAATTTACTGGATCCAAATCGCCATTAG
- the LOC120251235 gene encoding agamous-like MADS-box protein MADS1 isoform X2, producing MGRGKTEIKRIENTTNRQVTFCKRRNGLLKKAYELSVLCDAEVALIVFSTRGRLYEYANNSVRATIERYKKACSGTPNTGSINEANSQYYQQESSKLRQQITNLQNSNRNLMGEALSTMSLRDLKQLENRLEKGISKIRSKKNELLYAEIEYMQKREMELQNDNMYLRNKIAENERAQQTLNMLPVTTTAAVYDLMPPFDSRNFLQVNLLDPNRH from the exons atGGGAAGAGGGAAAACAGAGATCAAGAGGATAGAGAACACCACAAACAGGCAGGTGACGTTCTGCAAAAGAAGGAACGGGCTTCTGAAGAAGGCGTATGAGCTCTCTGTGCTCTGTGATGCAGAAGTGGCACTCATCGTCTTCTCCACTCGTGGTCGTCTCTATGAGTACGCTAACAACAG TGTTAGAGCAACCATTGAGAGGTACAAGAAAGCATGTTCCGGTACTCCAAATACTGGTTCAATCAATGAAGCAAATTCACAG TACTATCAACAAGAATCATCCAAACTGAGGCAGCAAATCACAAACCTGCAGAACTCTAACAG GAATTTGATGGGTGAGGCTCTAAGCACCATGAGCCTCAGAGATTTGAAGCAGCTGGAAAATAGATTGGAAAAAGGCATCAGCAAAATAAGAAGCAAAAAG AATGAGTTGCTATATGCTGAGATAGAGTACATGCAGAAAAGA GAGATGGAGCTGCAAAATGATAACATGTATTTAAGGAATAAG ATTGCTGAAAATGAGAGGGCACAACAAACACTAAACATGCTGCCAGTCACAACAACTGCAGCAGTATATGACCTCATGCCTCCATTTGATTCCAGGAACTTCCTTCAAGTGAATTTACTGGATCCAAATCGCCATTAG
- the LOC120251660 gene encoding HVA22-like protein f — protein MGFLGAIARHLDTLIGPAVMLLYPLYASMRAIETPSPLDDQQWLTYWVLYSLITLFELSCYKVLAWFPLWPYMKLVFCFWLVLPIFNGAAYIYENFVRRYVKVGSFVSSSYPEEQRRVLQMMSLDARKSVERYIERYGSEAFDRVIRAAETEAKRH, from the exons ATGGGTTTTCTGGGAGCCATTGCCAGGCATCTTGATACATTGATTGG CCCTGCAGTGATGCTGTTGTATCCTCT ATATGCATCAATGCGTGCAATTGAAACCCCTTCTCCTCTTGATGATCAGCAATGGTTGACATATTGGGTGTTGTATTCACTCATCACTCTCTTTGAGCTCTCTTGTTACAAAGTTCTTGCATG GTTTCCTCTTTGGCCTTACATGAAGCTTGTCTTCTGTTTCTGGCTGGTGCTTCCTATATTCAATGGAGCAGCATACATATACGAGAATTTCGTAAGAAGATATGTCAAGGTTGGGAGCTTTGTAAGCTCAAGTTATCCAGAGGAACAGAGGAGAGTACTGCAAATGATGAGTCTGGATGCTAGAAAATCGGTTGAGCGATACATTGAACGATACGGCTCTGAAGCTTTCGATCGAGTCATCAGAGCT GCTGAAACTGAAGCAAAGAGACATTGA